A stretch of the Chanos chanos chromosome 1, fChaCha1.1, whole genome shotgun sequence genome encodes the following:
- the LOC115804873 gene encoding galactoside 3(4)-L-fucosyltransferase-like yields MVSNIPESDTLDSLQQEGDMKGPSFQSAERNYDVGDRKLLAIKLALEEWRRWLEGAQHPFLVWTDHKNLKYIQKAKRLNPSRKGLWLLLVGELRQWFDKLSRGNLTLVLQWWHSSRLTNHPGTGRTLEFLKRWLWWPGMNADVQSFIAACPVCAQNKSPHTPPHGPLHPLPIPKGHWSHIFMDFITGLPPPSKTSSAAADVSGGGSGLPYSGLHDATNSRPTPPPQREKPIVLLWFWPENFRFQLSECKTLFNIESCNLTDDRSVYHKADAVLIYHKSIARDLSNLPPSPRPPFQKWVWFHLESPTNTRKIPGLENLFNLTLSYRKDADISVRYYLKVKKNPGEEFVIPKKDKLVCWIVSNNNPGTGTGVRYKFYQEFIKHIKVDLFGKLSGKFLKHEDYYSTIASCKFYLSFENSIHRDYITEKLNGPLSVGTVPVVLGPPRKNYEDFFPSDAFIHVNDFPNAEALAKYLLQLDKDEAAYHKYFQWRNYLTAEPHLLSTQEGLFHMLAVCQSLIIFSGNHS; encoded by the exons TGCTGAAAGAAATTACGATGTGGGTGATAGGAAGTTGCTGGCCATCAAATTAGCTTTGGAGGAGTGGCGACGCTGGCTTGAGGGGGCCCAGCATCCTTTCCTTGTGTGGACGGACCACAAAAACCTCAAATATATTCAGAAGGCCAAACGTCTGAACCCCAGCAGGAAAG GATTGTGGCTCCTGTTGGTTGGGGAATTGAGACAGTGGTTTGACAAGCTCAGCAGAGGGAACCTGACCCTG GTCCTACAATGGTGGCATTCCTCTCGGCTAACCAACCATCCTGGCACCGGCAGGACGTTAGAGTTCCTGAAGAGGTGGCTCTGGTGGCCTGGGATGAACGCTGATGTCCAGTCCTTCATCGCTGCCTGCCCTGTTTGTgcccaaaataaaagtcctcacACCCCTCCCCATGGTCCTCTCCATCCCCTACCCATCCCCAAAGGCCATTGGTCCCACATCTTCATGGACTTCATTACAggtctccctcctccctccaaaACTTCATCTGCCGCTGCAGACGTGTCTGGCGGAGGGTCCGGTCTTCCCTACTCAGGTCTGCACGACGCCACCAATTCCAGGCCAACC CCTCCACCTCAGCGTGAGAAACccattgtgttgttgtggttctGGCCAGAAAATTTCAGGTTCCAGCTCTCAGAATGCAAAACTCTGTTCAACATTGAAAGCTGTAACTTGACAGATGACAGATCTGTGTACCATAAAGCAGATGCAGTGCTCATATATCACAAATCTATCGCAAGGGATTTGTCCAACCTACCTCCATCGCCACGACCACCCTTTCAAAAATGGGTTTGGTTCCATTTAGAGTcacctacaaacacacgcaaaatACCTGGGCTTGAGAACCTGTTTAACTTGACTCTGAGCTACAGAAAGGATGCTGACATTTCTGTGCGTTATTAtctgaaagtaaaaaagaaCCCTGGTGAGGAATTTGTCATACCTAAAAAGGACAAGCTCGTTTGCTGGATCGTAAGCAACAATAATCCAGGCACTGGTACAGGAGTCAGATATAAATTTTATCAAGAGTTTATTAAGCACATTAAAGTAGATCTTTTTGGCAAGCTTTCTGGGAAATTTCTGAAGCATGAAGACTACTATTCCACCATAGCCAGTTGTAAATTCTATCTCTCCTTTGAGAACTCCATTCACAGAGACTACATCACCGAGAAGCTAAATGGACCACTGTCTGTAGGAACTGTTCCTGTGGTGCTGGGTCCTCCCAGAAAAAACTATGAAGACTTTTTCCCAAGTGATGCTTTTATTCATGTCAATGACTTTCCAAATGCAGAAGCACTGGCTAAATATCTCCTTCAGTTGGACAAAGATGAAGCAGCTTACCACAAATACTTTCAATGGCGAAACTATCTGACTGCTGAACCTCACCTGCTGTCGACACAAGAGGGTTTATTTCATATGTTAGCTGTTTGTCAAAGTCTTATAATATTCTCAGGAAACCACAGCTAA
- the LOC115804886 gene encoding alpha-(1,3)-fucosyltransferase 9-like — protein sequence MGALILMFIYLQQTSPDYCPPRPPPPIQQETKKCMPCETNSTPTCPVPTPVPTPVPTPPPQREKPIVLLWFWPENFRFQLSECKTLFNIESCNLTDDRSVYPKADAVLIYHKSIARDLSNLPPSPRPPFQKWVWFHLESPTNTRKIPGLENLFNLTLSYRKDADISVRYYLKVKKNPGEEFVIPKKDKLVCWIVSNNNPGTGTGVRYKFYQEFIKHIKVDLFGKLSGKFLRHEDYYSTIASCKFYLSFENSIHRDYITEKLNGPLSVGTVPVVLGPPRKNYEDFFPSDAFIHVNDFPNAEALAKYLLQLDKDEAAYRKYFQWRNYLTAEPHLLSTQEFVLPICSACEHINSHREYKVAHEIYNWYFS from the coding sequence ATGGGGGCTTTGATACTGATGTTCATTTATCTTCAGCAAACCTCTCCTGACTACTGCCCACCCAGACCACCTCCACCTATTCAGcaagagacaaagaaatgtaTGCCATGTGAGACCAACAGCACTCCTACGTGTCCAGTGCCAACACCAGTGCCAACACCAGTGCCAACACCTCCACCACAGCGTGAGAAACCTATTGTGCTGTTGTGGTTCTGGCCAGAAAACTTCAGGTTCCAGCTCTCAGAATGCAAAACTCTGTTCAACATTGAAAGCTGTAACTTGACAGATGACAGATCTGTGTACCCTAAAGCAGATGCAGTGCTCATATATCACAAATCTATCGCAAGGGATCTCTCCAACCTACCTCCATCGCCACGACCACCCTTTCAAAAATGGGTGTGGTTCCATTTAGAGTcacctacaaacacacgcaaaatACCTGGGCTTGAGAACCTGTTTAACTTGACTCTGAGCTACAGAAAGGATGCTGACATTTCTGTACGTTATTAtctgaaagtaaaaaagaaCCCTGGTGAGGAATTTGTCATACCTAAAAAGGACAAGCTCGTTTGCTGGATCGTAAGCAACAATAATCCAGGCACTGGTACAGGAGTCAGATATAAATTTTATCAAGAGTTTATTAAGCACATTAAAGTAGATCTTTTTGGCAAGCTTTCTGGGAAATTTCTGAGGCATGAAGACTACTATTCCACCATAGCCAGTTGTAAATTCTATCTCTCCTTTGAGAACTCCATTCACAGAGACTACATCACCGAGAAGCTAAATGGACCACTGTCTGTAGGAACTGTTCCTGTGGTGCTGGGTCCTCCCAGAAAAAACTATGAAGACTTTTTCCCAAGTGATGCTTTTATTCATGTCAATGACTTTCCAAATGCAGAAGCACTGGCTAAATATCTCCTTCAGCTGGACAAAGATGAAGCAGCTTACCGCAAATACTTTCAATGGCGAAACTATCTGACTGCTGAACCTCACCTGCTGTCGACACAAGAATTCGTCCTACCAATTTGTTCTGCATGTGAACACATAAATAGTCATAGAGAATATAAAGTGGCTCATGAAATCTACAACTGGTATTTTTCATGA
- the ctu1 gene encoding cytoplasmic tRNA 2-thiolation protein 1, with amino-acid sequence MPVQCSSCTKKRAVLKRPKTGHSLCKDCFFWAFEEEVHQTIVSARLFNRGETVGIGASGGKDSTVLAHVLKVLNERYDYGLKLLLLSVDEGITGYRDDSLETVKRNQQQYELPLKIVSYEELYGWTMDAIVKQVGLKNNCTFCGVFRRQALDRGAMMLKVDKICTGHNADDVAETVLMNVLRGDIARLRRCTAISTASEGEGAIPRCKPLKYTYEKEIVLYAYFKKLDYFSTECIYSPNAYRGHARTFLKDLESVRPSAIVDVIHSGETLSVKEGVKMPVQGTCSRCGYISSQALCKSCVLLEGLNRGLPRLGIGKHHRLHGKILAQQPLTQQEERKLKAIDF; translated from the exons ATGCCTGTCCAGTGTAGCAGCTGTACTAAAAAGCGAGCAGTTCTCAAACGTCCTAAAACTGGCCACTCACTATGCAAGGACTGCTTCTTCTGGGCATTCGAAGAAGAAGTTCACCAGACCATCGTATCCGCCCGTCTCTTCAATCGCGGAGAGACAGTGGGCATAGGGGCGTCAGGTGGAAAAGACTCTACCGTGTTAGCCCATGTTTTGAAAGTTCTTAACGAGCGTTATGACTATGGACTCAAACTGCTACTGCTCTCAGTTGATGAGGGAATCACAGGTTATAGGGATGATTCCTTGGAGACTGTCAAAAGAAATCAGCAACAGTATGAGCTACCACTGAAAATTGTATCTTATGAGGAACTCTATGGTTGGACCATGGATGCTATAGTGAAGCAGGTGGGATTAAAGAATAACTGTACGTTCTGTGGAGTCTTCCGCAGACAGGCATTGGACAGAGGGGCCATGATGCTAAAGGTGGACAAAATATGCACAG GTCACAACGCGGACGACGTGGCGGAGACGGTGCTGATGAACGTGCTGCGGGGCGACATCGCCCGCCTGCGCCGTTGCACGGCCATCAGCACGGCGAGCGAGGGGGAGGGCGCCATCCCGAGGTGCAAACCCCTCAAGTACACTTACGAGAAGGAGATTGTGCTTTACGCCTACTTCAAAAAGCTCGACTACTTCTCCACCGAATGCATCTACTCGCCCAACGCCTACCGCGGCCACGCCAGAACTTTCCTGAAGGACCTGGAGTCCGTTCGCCCCAGCGCCATCGTGGACGTCATCCACTCGGGCGAGACGCTGTCGGTGAAGGAGGGCGTGAAAATGCCGGTGCAGGGCACTTGCTCGCGGTGCGGCTACATCTCCAGCCAGGCCCTGTGTAAATCCTGCGTGCTTCTGGAAGGCTTAAACCGAGGTTTGCCGCGCCTTGGGATAGGCAAGCACCACCGGCTTCACGGCAAAATCTTGGCCCAGCAGCCGCTCACCCAACAGGAAGAGAGGAAGCTGAAGGCTATAGACTTttga